The Paenibacillus sp. YPG26 genome includes a window with the following:
- a CDS encoding YqhV family protein translates to MLDKFVASMATLRIISGTLEIIAAILMLKLGRIDKALAVNSALAFVGPTVLIVTTSLGLMGMADKLSWGKIGWVACGVICLLIGILKK, encoded by the coding sequence ATGCTTGATAAATTTGTAGCCAGTATGGCAACTCTACGGATCATATCCGGGACCTTGGAGATTATTGCGGCCATACTCATGCTCAAGCTTGGCAGGATTGATAAAGCGCTCGCGGTGAATTCAGCCTTGGCCTTTGTGGGACCGACAGTCTTGATTGTAACCACTTCACTGGGGCTTATGGGGATGGCTGACAAGCTTTCTTGGGGGAAGATTGGCTGGGTGGCCTGCGGAGTGATCTGTCTCTTAATTGGTATTTTGAAAAAATGA
- a CDS encoding aspartate kinase: protein MALYVMKFGGSSVGDTERMKRVAKRIAEKQDEGHQCVVVVSAMGDTTDDLIDQAKLLNAEPPAREMDMLMTNGEQISIAMLSIALHAIGRKAVSYTGWQAGFRTESVFGKARITDIRPDKVKKSLEDGAVVVVAGFQGMTEDGEITTFGRGGSDTTAVALAAAIDADVCEIYTDVDGIYSTDPRIVKCARKLDEISYDEMLELANLGAAVLHPRAVEYAKHHKVRLVVRSSFTHNEGTVVKEEVSMEQGVVVSGIAYDKNVARISILGVSHVPGVLAKVFGSLAAAQIDVDIIVQSGVQGGKADFSFTVALSDREKALSVIEGLRGDLPFSEVSSEDNLVKISIVGAGMVSHPGVAAQMFDVISKEGVNIKMVSTSEIKVSCVIDGDKLGEVIKALHTAYQLDTEEQAFVGGPKDRR, encoded by the coding sequence TTGGCTTTATACGTAATGAAATTCGGAGGGAGCTCTGTAGGGGATACAGAGCGAATGAAACGCGTAGCAAAGCGTATCGCAGAGAAACAAGACGAAGGTCATCAATGTGTCGTGGTTGTTTCGGCTATGGGGGATACCACGGACGATCTGATTGACCAGGCCAAGCTGCTGAACGCAGAACCGCCTGCTAGAGAAATGGATATGCTGATGACGAATGGTGAACAAATCTCGATTGCCATGCTGTCCATCGCGCTTCATGCTATTGGACGAAAGGCTGTCTCCTATACAGGTTGGCAGGCCGGCTTCCGAACCGAGTCCGTATTCGGGAAGGCCCGCATTACCGATATTCGCCCGGATAAAGTGAAGAAATCGCTCGAAGATGGTGCGGTTGTAGTGGTGGCCGGATTCCAAGGGATGACGGAAGACGGCGAGATTACCACGTTTGGACGGGGCGGTTCAGATACAACAGCGGTAGCACTGGCGGCAGCGATTGATGCCGATGTGTGTGAGATCTATACCGACGTTGACGGTATCTATTCTACAGATCCGCGGATTGTGAAATGTGCGCGTAAGCTGGATGAGATATCATATGACGAGATGCTTGAGCTCGCTAATCTGGGCGCAGCCGTGCTGCATCCCCGTGCCGTAGAGTACGCGAAGCATCACAAGGTACGTCTGGTTGTACGTTCAAGCTTTACCCATAATGAAGGCACAGTTGTGAAGGAGGAAGTCAGCATGGAGCAAGGTGTTGTAGTCAGTGGCATTGCTTATGATAAAAATGTGGCACGTATCAGTATTCTAGGTGTATCCCACGTACCAGGTGTGCTGGCCAAAGTGTTCGGTTCACTTGCGGCAGCTCAGATTGACGTTGATATTATTGTACAGAGCGGTGTGCAGGGCGGCAAAGCCGATTTCTCCTTCACAGTTGCCCTATCCGACAGAGAGAAGGCGCTTAGCGTGATTGAAGGCCTTCGCGGTGATCTTCCTTTCAGTGAAGTGAGCTCTGAGGATAATCTGGTCAAGATCTCGATCGTAGGCGCTGGAATGGTAAGTCATCCTGGAGTAGCGGCTCAAATGTTCGATGTCATCTCCAAAGAAGGAGTCAACATCAAGATGGTAAGCACATCTGAGATCAAAGTCTCCTGTGTGATTGACGGGGATAAGCTTGGTGAGGTTATCAAGGCCCTTCACACCGCTTATCAGCTGGACACCGAGGAACAGGCATTTGTCGGCGGACCTAAAGACCGCAGATAG